Proteins from a genomic interval of Mycobacterium conspicuum:
- a CDS encoding SDR family NAD(P)-dependent oxidoreductase: MTFANKYGPWALVAGASDGVGAAFAEGLAERGVNVVLLARRQQVLDRVAAGIESRTSAQTRTLAMDLARPGAAAAIAEATADLEIGFLVYCAGADPNYQPFLANSIAAAEAMVQRNCMVPMQLCHHFAAPMVQRGRGGIVIFGSGAGLAGGPNMVAYGATKAFDMVFAEALWSELHDTGVDVLGLILGKTNTPALRELEYSRGQISAPDEVPPGADSVDDVIAEAFENLANGPTLFVGEMMRAAEQLTSSLTRKQTVELFAQMAVAAMGSD, translated from the coding sequence GTGACATTCGCTAACAAGTACGGGCCGTGGGCACTGGTCGCCGGCGCTTCCGACGGAGTCGGTGCCGCATTCGCCGAAGGGCTCGCCGAGCGTGGCGTCAACGTCGTGCTGCTGGCACGCCGGCAGCAGGTGCTCGATCGAGTCGCGGCCGGCATCGAGTCGCGCACGTCGGCTCAAACCCGCACCCTCGCAATGGACCTCGCGCGGCCGGGCGCGGCCGCGGCTATCGCCGAGGCAACCGCCGATCTCGAGATCGGTTTCCTGGTCTACTGCGCCGGGGCCGACCCGAATTATCAGCCCTTCCTGGCGAATTCGATCGCGGCCGCCGAGGCAATGGTGCAGCGCAACTGCATGGTGCCGATGCAACTGTGCCATCACTTCGCTGCGCCCATGGTCCAGCGCGGCCGCGGCGGAATCGTCATCTTCGGATCCGGCGCCGGATTGGCCGGCGGGCCCAACATGGTTGCCTACGGCGCCACCAAGGCATTCGACATGGTCTTCGCCGAAGCGCTGTGGTCCGAGCTGCACGACACCGGCGTCGACGTGCTGGGCCTGATCCTGGGCAAGACGAACACCCCGGCACTGCGCGAACTCGAATACAGCCGCGGCCAGATCAGCGCGCCCGACGAGGTGCCGCCGGGCGCCGACTCGGTGGACGACGTGATAGCCGAGGCCTTCGAGAACCTCGCCAACGGGCCGACCTTGTTCGTGGGCGAGATGATGCGCGCGGCCGAGCAGCTGACGAGTTCGCTCACCCGCAAACAGACGGTCGAACTCTTCGCGCAAATGGCGGTCGCGGCGATGGGGTCCGATTAG
- a CDS encoding nuclear transport factor 2 family protein gives MTEREDRQDISDLLVRYATGIDRRDWALFRTVFTDDCELDYGVIGVWKGVDAVTEFMEQVHAMAGHTMHRLSNQAIAVEGDTATARTYIDGLIMSADNKSGVNPVGFYDDEIVRTPDGWRIARRRFTQVRLTTVGET, from the coding sequence ATGACCGAACGCGAAGATCGCCAAGATATTTCGGATCTGCTGGTGCGCTACGCAACCGGCATCGACCGACGCGACTGGGCGCTGTTTCGCACCGTGTTCACCGACGACTGCGAGCTGGACTACGGCGTGATCGGCGTGTGGAAAGGCGTCGATGCCGTTACCGAGTTCATGGAACAGGTCCACGCCATGGCGGGACACACGATGCACCGGCTGAGCAACCAGGCCATCGCGGTCGAGGGCGATACGGCAACCGCCCGCACCTACATCGACGGGCTGATCATGTCCGCCGACAACAAATCTGGTGTCAACCCCGTCGGTTTCTACGACGACGAGATCGTGCGGACACCCGACGGCTGGCGCATTGCGCGCCGGCGCTTCACGCAGGTTCGTCTGACCACCGTCGGCGAGACGTAG
- a CDS encoding zinc-binding dehydrogenase, translating into MVLRDGRLEVRQTSDPEPGTGELLLRTLSTAICASDVHFMDHPELAINDPTGRSLYDADRDIVLGHEFVGEVIGYGPGCTEQFALGARVTAMPIRLVDGGAGGVRIIGQHPQSQGSFAELLVVSEAAAKPVSADVSADAAALTDAFAVGEFCVRSARIQPGEVAIVIGAGAIGLSAVAALVSRGVEPIIVADFKADRRELARDRFGAHIVVDPAVKSAFDAFQEARAQRGLPGPAVVFECVGAAGLIQSIVESAEMATRIYCAGGWYTGDTLDITTATRQGVTIQFGGGPHPQDWYGTLDAIAAGRLDPLPSVGRIITLDEVPDALELARRSDGPPRIIVHPNGDPA; encoded by the coding sequence GTGGTCTTGCGGGATGGCCGACTCGAGGTGCGGCAGACATCCGACCCAGAGCCCGGAACCGGCGAACTGCTGCTGCGCACGCTGAGCACCGCGATCTGTGCATCCGACGTGCACTTCATGGACCACCCCGAGCTCGCCATAAACGACCCGACGGGTCGCTCACTCTACGACGCCGACCGTGACATCGTGCTGGGCCACGAGTTCGTCGGCGAAGTCATCGGATATGGGCCCGGCTGCACCGAACAGTTCGCCCTCGGTGCGCGGGTGACCGCAATGCCGATACGCCTCGTGGACGGCGGGGCGGGCGGCGTGCGGATCATCGGCCAGCACCCGCAGTCGCAGGGGAGTTTCGCCGAGCTGCTGGTGGTTTCGGAAGCGGCCGCCAAGCCGGTCTCGGCCGATGTCTCCGCCGACGCCGCCGCGCTGACCGACGCGTTCGCCGTCGGCGAGTTCTGCGTCCGCTCGGCGCGGATCCAGCCGGGCGAGGTCGCCATCGTCATCGGAGCCGGGGCGATCGGGCTCTCGGCGGTCGCGGCCCTGGTCAGCCGCGGCGTCGAGCCGATCATTGTGGCGGACTTCAAGGCAGATCGGCGCGAACTGGCCCGCGACCGGTTCGGTGCGCACATCGTGGTCGACCCCGCCGTCAAGTCCGCGTTCGACGCCTTCCAGGAGGCTCGCGCACAGCGCGGATTGCCCGGTCCGGCAGTCGTTTTCGAATGCGTGGGTGCGGCCGGACTCATCCAGAGCATCGTGGAATCCGCCGAAATGGCCACCCGCATCTACTGCGCGGGTGGCTGGTACACCGGCGATACGCTGGACATCACCACCGCCACCCGCCAAGGCGTCACCATCCAGTTCGGCGGCGGGCCGCACCCGCAGGACTGGTACGGAACGCTCGATGCCATCGCCGCCGGACGGCTGGATCCGCTACCCAGCGTGGGCAGGATCATCACCCTCGACGAAGTGCCCGACGCCCTCGAGCTCGCGCGGCGCTCCGACGGGCCACCGCGCATCATCGTCCATCCGAACGGAGACCCCGCATGA
- a CDS encoding helix-turn-helix domain-containing protein gives MLDVVELLARSGNTPLRFSDVVRELELTQATAHAILKTLCDRGWASRDPVVKTFSLGPALAVVAARTDTARPLAHAAREAALRLSREVGYSGSVVEKFGDSLVVTAFEGDAATQPAGIPGDRIPYAPPFGVALAAWDTDEERRAWVRRGAGDNSDRTERLERVLEHTRQRGYDVDWTTPALAQAVQVVGTLDSNDMPTPVRDIMDQLLVEFTTIGFLSDDNPGRRKQPVVTIAAPVFDQRRRAALMLAVHPLCTLSSRQIRIIGKKLTDETNAISERSHVA, from the coding sequence GTGCTTGATGTCGTGGAGCTCCTGGCGCGGTCCGGCAACACGCCGCTGCGCTTCTCCGACGTCGTCCGCGAGCTCGAGCTCACCCAGGCGACGGCGCACGCGATCCTGAAAACGCTGTGCGATCGGGGTTGGGCCAGCCGCGATCCGGTGGTGAAGACCTTTTCTCTCGGGCCCGCGCTCGCCGTCGTGGCGGCCCGGACGGACACCGCTCGTCCACTCGCGCACGCCGCTCGAGAGGCCGCGCTGCGCCTCTCCCGCGAGGTCGGCTACTCCGGCTCGGTGGTGGAGAAATTCGGTGATTCGTTGGTGGTCACCGCATTCGAGGGCGACGCCGCGACGCAACCGGCGGGAATACCCGGTGATCGCATCCCGTATGCGCCACCGTTCGGGGTGGCGCTGGCGGCCTGGGACACCGACGAGGAGCGACGGGCGTGGGTCCGCCGGGGTGCGGGCGACAACAGCGATCGCACGGAACGCCTCGAACGCGTTTTGGAACACACTCGGCAGCGTGGATACGACGTGGACTGGACAACGCCCGCGCTGGCGCAGGCCGTCCAGGTGGTGGGCACGTTGGACAGCAACGACATGCCGACTCCGGTGCGCGACATCATGGATCAGCTGCTGGTCGAGTTCACCACCATCGGGTTCCTCTCCGACGACAACCCAGGTCGTCGCAAGCAGCCCGTAGTCACCATTGCCGCACCGGTTTTCGATCAGCGCCGGCGCGCCGCCCTGATGCTGGCCGTTCATCCGTTGTGCACACTGAGTTCGCGGCAGATCCGCATCATCGGGAAAAAGCTCACCGATGAAACCAATGCGATCAGCGAACGAAGCCATGTCGCATAG
- a CDS encoding MmgE/PrpD family protein translates to MDDLGAFVVHAAPADLTGNSRAMLKRNVLDSIACAIGSLDGELIATLREHTEQFGGRGSATLVGGGRASVDQAAFFNAVLVRYPDLLDTYLTVGGLCHPADNFGAVFAVAEHVDASGSDFLLALAVAYEIQCRFSAQVPVMARGLNHALQLAMSVAAGSAKLLGCDAEQSANAIAASAVDNLSLAGVHAEPVSHWKGISPAITGMRAVYTTMLARRGVTGPKSLFDGPQGLVQLFDQPIDFRTADRALTAAEHTYLKQYCALIHGQVIIDAVLAIRTENDLDGDDVARVKLEVFQGAFDFAGGGVYGAKDHPWTKEQADYNLKYLSAVALLDGGVGPEQLETERVRRADVQNLLARVEVEPADDLTADYPQRTAARVHVFTRDGREFSREESDYEGSPTRPMSWERVVEKFHWLAEPFCDEALRADIVAAVANIDEISVAELAGLLGTASRVARRPRSRVRL, encoded by the coding sequence GTGGACGACCTCGGAGCTTTCGTCGTCCATGCGGCGCCGGCCGATCTGACCGGGAACTCCCGGGCGATGTTGAAACGCAATGTGCTGGACAGCATTGCCTGCGCTATCGGATCGCTGGACGGCGAGCTGATCGCCACGCTACGCGAGCACACCGAACAGTTCGGCGGTCGCGGCAGCGCGACACTTGTCGGCGGCGGACGCGCATCGGTCGATCAGGCCGCGTTCTTCAACGCAGTGCTGGTGCGCTATCCCGACTTGCTGGACACCTACCTCACCGTGGGAGGGCTGTGCCATCCGGCGGACAACTTCGGCGCCGTCTTCGCCGTCGCCGAGCACGTCGACGCCAGCGGGTCGGATTTCCTGTTGGCGCTCGCGGTGGCCTACGAGATCCAATGCCGTTTCAGCGCACAGGTTCCCGTGATGGCGCGCGGGCTCAATCACGCGCTGCAGCTGGCGATGTCGGTGGCGGCGGGTTCGGCGAAGCTGCTTGGCTGCGACGCCGAACAGAGCGCCAACGCAATCGCGGCGTCGGCGGTCGACAACCTATCGCTTGCCGGTGTGCACGCCGAACCGGTATCGCACTGGAAGGGCATCTCGCCCGCCATCACCGGCATGCGTGCGGTCTACACCACGATGTTGGCCCGCCGCGGCGTCACGGGCCCCAAGTCGCTGTTCGACGGTCCGCAGGGTTTGGTGCAGCTCTTTGATCAGCCCATCGATTTCCGCACCGCCGACCGGGCGCTCACCGCCGCCGAACACACTTACCTCAAGCAGTACTGCGCACTCATTCACGGGCAGGTCATCATCGATGCGGTGCTGGCGATTCGCACCGAGAACGATCTGGACGGCGACGATGTGGCCAGGGTGAAACTCGAAGTCTTTCAGGGTGCATTCGACTTCGCCGGTGGGGGAGTCTACGGAGCGAAGGATCACCCGTGGACCAAGGAGCAGGCCGACTACAACCTCAAATACCTCAGCGCCGTCGCACTCCTGGACGGCGGCGTGGGTCCCGAACAGCTTGAAACCGAACGCGTTCGACGCGCCGACGTGCAAAACCTGTTGGCACGCGTCGAAGTCGAACCCGCCGACGACCTGACCGCGGACTACCCGCAACGCACGGCGGCCCGCGTGCACGTGTTCACTCGCGACGGCCGGGAGTTCAGCCGCGAGGAATCCGATTACGAGGGATCGCCCACCCGACCGATGTCCTGGGAGCGGGTCGTGGAGAAGTTTCACTGGCTCGCCGAGCCGTTCTGCGACGAAGCGTTGCGCGCCGACATCGTCGCGGCGGTGGCGAACATCGACGAGATTTCGGTCGCCGAGCTCGCCGGGCTGTTGGGCACGGCGAGCCGGGTCGCGCGGCGCCCCCGCAGCAGGGTACGGCTGTAA
- a CDS encoding DUF2127 domain-containing protein, whose translation MAKKTNRWELVTCAVGGHVTYAPDEEALADRLSGKTGLGEVWRCLRCGEFILGAPHGRGHADAAPMIMRGKALRQAIIIRALAVERLFRALIIALAAYAVWKFRGAQGAIQATLERDLPIFRAAGFKVDQMSIVHELEKALAAKPSTLAILTLMLSAYAIVELIEAVGLWLVKRWGEYFAVIATSVFLPLEIHDLAKGITMTRVVTFTINVAAVIYLLVSKRLFGLRGGRKAYDEERRGEQLLDVERAAMTN comes from the coding sequence GTGGCAAAGAAAACCAACCGGTGGGAGTTGGTCACCTGCGCGGTGGGCGGACACGTCACCTACGCGCCCGACGAGGAGGCGCTCGCCGACCGGCTCAGCGGTAAAACCGGGTTGGGCGAGGTGTGGCGCTGCCTGCGCTGCGGAGAGTTCATCCTCGGCGCACCCCATGGTCGCGGCCACGCCGACGCCGCGCCGATGATCATGCGCGGCAAGGCGTTACGCCAGGCGATCATCATTCGCGCGCTGGCCGTCGAACGCCTGTTTCGTGCGCTGATCATCGCGCTCGCGGCCTACGCGGTGTGGAAGTTCCGCGGCGCGCAGGGCGCCATCCAGGCCACGCTCGAGCGCGACCTGCCGATCTTTCGCGCCGCCGGCTTCAAGGTCGACCAGATGAGCATCGTGCATGAGCTGGAAAAGGCGCTGGCCGCCAAACCGTCGACGCTCGCGATACTGACGCTGATGCTCAGCGCGTACGCCATCGTCGAGCTGATCGAGGCCGTCGGTCTGTGGTTGGTGAAACGGTGGGGCGAATACTTTGCGGTGATCGCCACCTCGGTCTTTTTGCCACTGGAAATCCATGACCTGGCTAAGGGCATCACGATGACTCGCGTGGTCACGTTCACCATCAATGTCGCGGCGGTGATCTATCTGCTGGTGTCCAAGCGGCTGTTCGGCCTGCGCGGCGGGCGGAAGGCCTACGACGAGGAACGACGAGGCGAGCAACTGCTGGACGTCGAGCGCGCCGCCATGACGAACTGA
- a CDS encoding PaaI family thioesterase, with protein MSDEWPSSDPSRLEMVYRPLAESIRRLVDISIRTTADPATVAAAQLKIESAANELSASAQPGPFGVQRAPDGSTIAWGNAVVGLRNPVAPPLVIHREPDGLVWSEFVLGAPYEGPPGHVHGGVCSLILDHVLGATAHQPLRPAYTGTLILRYLRKTELGRPLRAEAHVERVDGAKTFSTGLIADDEGPTVEAEGIFIQPKQPPA; from the coding sequence ATGTCTGACGAATGGCCGAGCAGCGACCCCAGCCGGCTCGAGATGGTGTACCGGCCGTTGGCGGAATCGATCCGCCGGTTGGTCGACATCAGCATCCGCACCACGGCCGATCCCGCGACGGTTGCCGCGGCACAGCTCAAAATCGAAAGTGCCGCAAATGAATTGAGTGCTTCGGCGCAACCCGGGCCGTTCGGCGTGCAGCGTGCACCCGACGGCAGCACCATTGCCTGGGGCAATGCCGTGGTTGGCCTGCGCAATCCGGTCGCACCGCCGCTGGTGATCCACCGCGAGCCCGACGGACTGGTGTGGTCGGAATTCGTGCTCGGCGCCCCCTACGAGGGCCCGCCGGGTCACGTGCACGGCGGCGTGTGCTCGTTGATCCTCGACCACGTGCTGGGTGCGACGGCGCACCAGCCGCTGCGGCCCGCGTATACCGGCACCCTGATCCTGCGTTATCTGCGCAAGACCGAACTCGGCCGCCCACTGCGCGCGGAGGCTCACGTCGAGCGCGTCGACGGCGCGAAGACCTTTTCCACCGGCCTTATCGCCGACGACGAGGGCCCCACGGTCGAAGCGGAGGGCATCTTCATCCAGCCCAAGCAGCCGCCCGCTTGA
- a CDS encoding mycofactocin-coupled SDR family oxidoreductase produces MTGLDGKVVVVTGAARGTGRVHCQRFAEEGADVIALDFADAADELRDLATEIEAHGRRCATGLADVSDIDAVATAVDAGVAQLGRLDVIVANAGVHLPGAPAWELDPAQWQRTLDINLTGVWHTVRAGVPHIGQDGGSVIIISSTSGIRGLPNTAAYTASKHAVVGLARTLANELGPRRIRVNTVHPGPVATPMVLNEATFRRLRPDLDHPTAADAAEVLAARNLLPVPWVEPVDIANAVVFLASDHARYITGTQLVVDAGLTQKTT; encoded by the coding sequence ATGACCGGACTTGACGGCAAGGTCGTCGTGGTCACCGGGGCGGCCCGAGGTACCGGGCGGGTGCATTGTCAGCGGTTCGCCGAGGAGGGCGCCGACGTGATCGCGCTCGACTTCGCGGACGCGGCCGACGAATTGCGTGATCTGGCAACCGAAATCGAGGCACATGGCCGGCGGTGCGCCACCGGCCTGGCCGACGTCAGTGACATCGATGCCGTCGCGACGGCGGTCGATGCGGGCGTTGCGCAATTGGGGCGCCTGGACGTCATCGTCGCCAACGCCGGGGTGCACCTGCCGGGTGCGCCCGCCTGGGAACTCGACCCAGCGCAGTGGCAGCGCACGCTTGACATCAACCTCACCGGGGTTTGGCACACGGTCAGGGCGGGAGTGCCGCACATCGGGCAGGACGGCGGATCCGTCATCATCATCAGCTCCACCAGCGGCATTCGCGGATTGCCCAACACCGCCGCCTACACCGCCAGTAAGCATGCCGTGGTCGGGCTGGCCCGCACACTGGCCAACGAGCTTGGCCCGCGGCGCATTCGGGTCAACACGGTGCACCCCGGGCCGGTCGCGACGCCGATGGTGCTCAACGAGGCCACGTTTCGGCGGCTGCGACCCGACCTGGACCACCCGACGGCGGCCGACGCCGCCGAGGTACTCGCCGCGCGCAATTTGCTTCCGGTGCCCTGGGTGGAGCCGGTCGATATCGCCAACGCCGTGGTGTTTCTGGCTTCCGATCACGCGCGCTACATCACGGGCACCCAGCTCGTCGTCGACGCCGGCCTGACGCAGAAGACGACGTGA
- a CDS encoding flavin-containing monooxygenase, with translation MDLAEPLDAIVVGAGFAGLYALHKLRSQGLSVRVLEAAPELGGTWYYNRYPGARCDVESVDYCYSFSDELQQEWNWTEKYATQAEILRYLNWVADKLDLRRGVTLNTRVVAAKLDEATLRWTVTTDGGESITARFCLMATGPLSDALTPDFAGLDTFAGEVYHTAHWPHHDVDFTGKRVAVIGTGSSGIQSIPIIAEQAAHLYVFQRTPNYSIPAGNRPLSAEEMAEIKAGYAERRRLSWRSGGGSPHLTPPKPTMEYTPEERRAHFEKRWQLGGVLYSKTFSDQTTDIAANDEARKFYEEKIRAIIDDPAIADLLIPNDHPIGTKRICTDSNYFQTFNRPNVSLISVRSTPIESVDAAGINTTDAHYDLDAIVLATGFDALTGALAKIDIVGRDGTVLRDYWEQGPRTYLGLGVDGFPNLFVISGPGAPAVLANMVLHAEAHVNWIADAIAHLDEHGYTAMEPTRDAVDGWVAELARRADASLFVKANSWYLGANVPGKPRVFMLFIGGFAAYNDICAEIADAGYKGFDLIKVS, from the coding sequence GTGGATTTAGCTGAACCCCTCGACGCGATCGTGGTGGGCGCCGGCTTCGCCGGCCTCTACGCGCTGCACAAGCTGCGCAGCCAAGGGCTCTCGGTGCGGGTGCTCGAGGCCGCGCCGGAGCTGGGCGGTACCTGGTACTACAACCGCTATCCGGGTGCGCGCTGCGACGTCGAGAGCGTCGACTACTGCTACTCGTTCTCCGACGAGCTGCAGCAGGAATGGAACTGGACCGAGAAGTACGCCACCCAAGCCGAGATACTGCGCTACCTGAACTGGGTCGCCGACAAACTCGACCTGCGCCGGGGCGTCACCCTCAACACCCGGGTCGTCGCGGCGAAGCTGGACGAGGCCACGCTGCGCTGGACGGTCACCACCGACGGCGGCGAGAGCATCACCGCGCGGTTCTGCCTGATGGCGACCGGGCCGCTGTCCGACGCGCTGACCCCGGATTTCGCCGGCCTGGACACCTTCGCGGGCGAGGTTTACCACACCGCGCACTGGCCCCACCACGACGTCGACTTCACCGGCAAGCGGGTGGCGGTCATCGGCACCGGATCGTCTGGCATTCAATCGATTCCGATCATCGCCGAGCAGGCCGCGCATCTCTACGTCTTCCAGCGCACCCCCAACTACAGCATCCCGGCGGGCAACAGGCCATTGTCCGCCGAGGAAATGGCCGAGATCAAGGCGGGCTACGCCGAGCGTCGCCGACTGTCGTGGCGCAGCGGCGGCGGATCACCACACCTCACCCCACCCAAGCCGACCATGGAGTACACCCCCGAGGAGCGTCGCGCCCATTTCGAAAAGCGTTGGCAGCTAGGCGGTGTGCTGTACTCCAAGACCTTCTCAGACCAGACGACCGACATCGCAGCCAACGACGAGGCTCGCAAGTTCTATGAAGAGAAGATCCGGGCCATCATCGACGATCCGGCGATCGCCGACCTGTTGATTCCCAACGACCACCCCATCGGCACCAAGCGAATCTGCACCGACAGCAACTACTTTCAGACCTTCAACAGACCCAACGTATCGCTGATTAGTGTCCGTTCCACCCCCATCGAATCCGTCGATGCGGCGGGCATCAACACCACCGACGCCCACTACGACCTCGACGCGATCGTGTTGGCAACCGGGTTCGACGCCCTGACCGGTGCGCTGGCCAAGATCGACATCGTCGGCCGCGACGGCACGGTGCTGCGCGACTACTGGGAGCAGGGCCCGCGCACCTACCTGGGACTGGGCGTCGACGGGTTTCCCAACCTCTTCGTGATTTCCGGTCCGGGCGCACCCGCGGTGCTGGCCAACATGGTGCTGCACGCCGAGGCGCACGTGAACTGGATCGCCGACGCCATCGCCCACCTCGACGAGCATGGTTACACCGCAATGGAGCCGACGCGCGACGCCGTGGACGGCTGGGTCGCCGAATTGGCGCGCCGGGCCGACGCATCGCTGTTCGTCAAAGCCAACTCGTGGTACCTGGGCGCCAATGTCCCTGGAAAGCCACGGGTTTTCATGCTGTTCATTGGCGGCTTCGCGGCATACAACGACATCTGCGCCGAGATCGCCGACGCCGGCTACAAGGGCTTCGATTTGATCAAAGTCTCGTGA
- a CDS encoding acyl-CoA dehydrogenase family protein, whose product MTERVIDQVMALADQLRGQAAEAERIGRLTDDTVKLMKGAGLIRLLQTKQYGGFEAHPREFAETVMATAALDPAAGWIVGVVGVHPYQLAYADPKVPAEIWADDVDTWMASPYAPQGVAKPVDGGYIFNGRWQFSSGTDHCDWIILGAMLGDEKGIPLMPPQMLHMILPRKDYEIVEDSWNVVGLRGTGSKDVIVSDAFVPSYRTMDATKVMDGTAQREAGMTEPLYLMPWSTMFPLGISAATIGIAEGALAAHLDYQRERVGATGTAIKDDPYVMHAIGEAAADINAARQELLANADRIYDMVAAGKEVSFADRAAGRRTQVRAVWRAVAAVDEIFARSGGNASRMDKPLQRYWRDVHVGQMHAIHVPGTTYHAAALSSLGIEPPEGPLRALI is encoded by the coding sequence ATGACCGAGCGCGTTATCGACCAGGTGATGGCCCTGGCCGACCAGTTGCGGGGACAGGCGGCGGAAGCCGAGCGGATCGGCCGGCTCACCGACGACACCGTCAAGCTGATGAAAGGCGCCGGGCTGATCCGGCTGCTGCAGACCAAGCAGTACGGCGGGTTCGAGGCCCACCCGCGCGAGTTCGCCGAGACGGTGATGGCCACGGCAGCACTGGACCCGGCGGCCGGCTGGATCGTCGGCGTGGTGGGCGTGCACCCCTATCAGTTGGCGTACGCGGACCCGAAGGTGCCCGCCGAGATATGGGCCGACGACGTCGACACCTGGATGGCCTCCCCGTACGCGCCACAGGGCGTGGCCAAGCCTGTCGACGGTGGTTACATCTTCAACGGGCGCTGGCAGTTCAGCTCGGGCACCGACCACTGCGACTGGATCATCCTGGGCGCGATGCTCGGCGACGAGAAGGGCATCCCGCTGATGCCGCCGCAGATGTTGCACATGATCCTGCCCCGCAAGGATTACGAGATCGTCGAGGACTCGTGGAATGTCGTGGGGCTGCGCGGAACCGGCTCCAAGGACGTCATCGTCTCCGACGCGTTTGTGCCGTCCTACCGCACCATGGATGCCACGAAGGTAATGGACGGCACCGCCCAGCGCGAGGCCGGCATGACCGAGCCGCTGTATCTGATGCCGTGGTCGACGATGTTCCCGCTGGGCATCTCGGCGGCCACCATCGGCATCGCCGAGGGAGCGCTGGCCGCGCACCTGGACTACCAGCGCGAGCGCGTCGGCGCCACCGGGACCGCGATCAAGGACGACCCCTACGTCATGCACGCGATCGGCGAGGCCGCCGCCGACATCAACGCCGCCCGCCAGGAATTGCTGGCCAACGCCGACCGCATCTATGACATGGTTGCCGCCGGCAAGGAGGTGTCGTTCGCCGACCGCGCGGCCGGTCGCCGCACCCAGGTTCGCGCGGTGTGGCGCGCGGTGGCCGCGGTCGACGAGATCTTCGCCCGCTCGGGCGGCAACGCATCGCGGATGGACAAACCGCTGCAGCGATACTGGCGCGACGTCCATGTGGGCCAGATGCATGCGATTCACGTCCCCGGCACCACCTACCACGCGGCGGCGCTCAGTTCGCTTGGTATCGAACCACCCGAGGGTCCGCTGCGGGCACTGATTTAG
- the bphC gene encoding biphenyl-2,3-diol 1,2-dioxygenase, producing the protein MGDLKSLGYVTISTNDIERWRHFAFGVLGFAEGKGPDPLALYLRMDERTARMILVPGDTERVVNVGWEVRDRAALQRVKATLDGAGVAFKQLSQEEADARRVEEAITFEDPAGITLEVFHGAVLDHSPVITPFGARFITGDQGMGHIVVPAMDPNGLFDFYTDVLGFRSRGAFRIPAPPEFGPIRVRFLGINERHHSLAICPAMHQRDPGVVHIMVEVDTLDAVGQALDRINAEGIQVSSTLGRHTNDKMVSFYVRTPGDWDIEFGTEGMRVDETYYTAEEITADSYWGHQWVSDMPAAMRP; encoded by the coding sequence ATGGGTGACCTGAAAAGCCTTGGCTACGTCACTATTTCGACCAACGACATCGAGCGCTGGCGCCATTTCGCCTTTGGTGTCCTGGGCTTCGCCGAAGGCAAGGGGCCGGATCCATTGGCCCTGTACCTGCGGATGGACGAGCGAACGGCGCGGATGATCCTGGTTCCCGGCGACACCGAGCGGGTGGTCAACGTCGGCTGGGAGGTACGCGATCGCGCCGCCCTTCAGCGAGTCAAGGCGACGCTGGACGGCGCCGGCGTGGCCTTCAAGCAACTGTCACAAGAAGAGGCGGACGCCCGACGGGTCGAAGAAGCGATCACCTTCGAGGATCCGGCCGGCATCACCCTCGAGGTGTTCCACGGCGCGGTGCTCGACCACAGCCCGGTGATCACACCGTTCGGCGCCCGGTTCATCACCGGCGATCAGGGCATGGGCCACATCGTCGTGCCCGCCATGGACCCCAACGGGCTCTTCGACTTCTACACCGACGTGCTGGGTTTCCGCTCCCGCGGTGCGTTCCGGATCCCCGCGCCGCCGGAGTTCGGTCCGATCCGGGTGCGCTTCCTGGGCATCAATGAGCGCCACCACAGCCTCGCGATCTGCCCCGCCATGCATCAACGCGACCCCGGCGTCGTGCACATCATGGTGGAGGTCGACACCCTTGACGCGGTGGGGCAAGCGCTGGACCGCATCAACGCCGAAGGCATCCAGGTGTCGTCCACGCTGGGCCGCCACACCAACGACAAGATGGTGTCGTTTTACGTCCGTACACCGGGTGACTGGGACATCGAATTCGGCACCGAAGGCATGCGGGTCGACGAAACCTATTACACCGCAGAGGAAATCACGGCCGACAGTTACTGGGGTCACCAGTGGGTCAGTGACATGCCCGCGGCGATGCGACCGTGA